In a single window of the Nakaseomyces glabratus chromosome B, complete sequence genome:
- the PAM1 gene encoding Pam1p (CAGL0B02629g~Ortholog(s) have role in pseudohyphal growth and cellular bud neck localization) yields the protein MSLSVLVYGDDPFDLFLAWRFSLAKSIELCVVGSKYSQDVTVRTRQYGNGGLQVDPTKVFMSVGDLLDSRGNAGFDLVFVNAAASSLHALSKRVNEVLPLFNNTNTKLVINESSAINLQKFVTEVVGTAIPHHNIFGYVTDYDLRFTIDSNSIQHYTKAGNVKLCDSASDNSILLGSTDIDQRTGGYTTHALNLLQTFTKLFSKLLPNDTISDCNNSYQQYQTSQWSFAIPKICLEPLLIILEELNPTNLSSHILSKPLITGLINEVITIASRFGVQLPQRYSSETEILNSWPTLFQNQNTLPTNVHYFAQGQNKFINFDVVLLQPILLADDLNIKTPYLEFLYTMIRQYQILNAGKSIWFQRSDTNQKSSQNEQLLEEKLQKLNEELAYQQNYAKELSTKLDQDEKKHQDELNALKARLKELETQSRMSNTSISRGSVMADDTLSQPISKSISESRINGLDNMSYLKEKELELKRKELELQERELSMKKKSLSYEQPQTTNPQQYHMMRKQKNNSSSRIPDLGNNIPISDNRPYSNGSVNNNPYYNNSRISSGHSIPSASTNVMNNYVGNNNSAGGYPQGHFNSNVPLKTTSRKNRPVTMHSFNNVPGYTSNDYGGRMMGNYSTSTSQSRFNSLSSNTMPMMQGPNSNMTTPRHVSNPFFNGNQQPSQPNQPKNMPVVNRILSNQNNYPTNNGIAPTNNTTAITSSYNTLPNSQSQPANLNTYGSREPIRFGNSAPPVQTNQSFNNKNVNDQQGSNNTSNQYLNVQQPPSSQAGTVTSESRPASSQSGSFMNLSSNTTAQDVASEKTDTDKKKKKKRFGLFKRS from the coding sequence TATGGGAACGGTGGTTTGCAAGTGGACCCGACCAAAGTGTTTATGAGTGTTGGCGATTTACTTGACAGCAGAGGCAACGCGGGTTTCGATTTGGTGTTTGTGAATGCTGCAGCTTCGTCGCTACATGCATTATCCAAACGGGTCAACGAGGTGTTGCCTTTGTTCAACAATACAAACACGAAGCTTGTGATCAACGAGTCAAGTGCCATCAACTTACAAAAATTTGTCACAGAAGTGGTAGGAACAGCCATTCCACATCATAACATATTTGGCTACGTAACTGACTATGACCTGAGGTTTACAATAGACTCTAATTCTATCCAACATTACACCAAAGCAGGAAATGTTAAACTATGCGACTCGGCTTCTGACAATAGCATCCTGTTGGGGTCTACGGATATTGACCAAAGGACTGGAGGATACACCACACATGCATTAAACCTACTCCAAACTTTTACAAAATTGTTTTCAAAGCTTTTACCAAATGATACAATAAGCGATTGCAACAACTCCTACCAGCAGTACCAAACTAGTCAGTGGTCATTTGCTATACCGAAAATTTGTCTTGAACCATTGCTGATTATTCTCGAAGAATTGAATCCAACTAACCTAAGCTCACATATATTATCAAAACCGTTGATCACAGGTTTGATAAACGAAGTCATAACGATAGCATCTCGTTTTGGAGTTCAACTGCCTCAGAGATATTCCTCAGAAACCGAGATTTTGAACTCTTGGCCGACATTATTCCAAAATCAGAATACTCTTCCTACTAATGTCCACTATTTTGCTCAGGGACAAaacaaattcatcaattttgatGTGGTTTTGTTACAACCGATCCTACTCGCAGATGACTTAAACATTAAGACACCATATCTGGAATTTCTGTACACTATGATCCgtcaatatcaaattttaaatgCAGGTAAATCGATATGGTTTCAAAGATCGGATACTAATCAAAAAAGCTCACAAAATGAACAGCTCTTGGAAGAAAAGTTACAGAAGTTGAATGAAGAGCTTGCTTATCAACAAAACTATGCTAAAGAACTGAGTACAAAACTTGATCAAGACGAAAAGAAACATCAGGACGAATTGAATGCATTGAAGGCTAGACTAAAAGAACTAGAAACTCAAAGTAGAATGAGTAATACCAGTATTTCTAGAGGATCAGTGATGGCTGATGATACTCTATCACAACCTATTTCAAAGTCAATTTCAGAATCGAGAATTAATGGATTAGACAATATGTCTTATttgaaggaaaaagaattagaactaaagagaaaagaacttgaacttcaagaacGTGAACTCAGCATGAAAAAGAAGTCGTTAAGTTATGAGCAACCACAGACCACCAACCCACAGCAGTATCACATGAtgagaaaacaaaaaaataattccTCATCTAGGATACCGGACTTGGGTAATAACATTCCCATCTCAGATAATCGTCCATATTCAAACGGCTCAGTAAACAACAATCCATACTACAATAATAGCAGAATATCTTCTGGCCACAGTATCCCATCTGCTTCAACCAATGTTATGAACAACTATGTCGGAAATAACAATAGTGCTGGCGGGTACCCTCAAGGCCATTTTAATAGTAATGTACCACTGAAAACTACAAGTAGAAAGAATAGACCTGTAACAATGCATAGCTTTAACAATGTACCAGGCTATACTAGTAACGATTACGGTGGCAGAATGATGGGTAACTATTCTACCTCTACATCTCAAAGCAGGTTTAACTCTCTTTCAAGTAACACAATGCCTATGATGCAAGGTCCGAACAGTAACATGACTACCCCTAGACACGTTTCAAACCCATTCTTCAACGGCAACCAGCAACCAAGTCAACCAAATCAACCAAAGAACATGCCTGTTGTTAACAGAATATTAAGTAATCAGAACAACTATCCTACTAATAATGGGATAGCACCAACTAATAATACTACTGCGATTACGTCAAGTTATAACACACTACCTAACTCACAGAGCCAGCCTGCGAATCTAAATACTTATGGCTCTAGGGAACCTATTCGCTTTGGTAATTCGGCTCCACCTGTCCAAACTAACCAAAGTTTCAATAATAAGAACGTAAATGATCAACAGGGTTCAAATAATACTAGTAATCAATACTTGAATGTACAGCAGCCGCCATCGTCACAGGCTGGAACTGTGACATCAGAGTCGAGACCAGCTAGCTCGCAATCAGGAAGCTTTATGAACCTCTCAAGCAATACCACTGCGCAAGATGTTGCAAGTGAAAAAACTGATACtgataaaaagaagaagaagaagcgGTTTGGACTGTTTAAGAGGAGCTGA
- a CDS encoding uncharacterized protein (CAGL0B02651g~Ortholog(s) have RNA polymerase II activating transcription factor binding, RNA polymerase II transcription factor activity and sequence-specific transcription regulatory region DNA binding, more): MVRNKLPSVDEDEAFYRLAADAINYVRSPSFQPNAGNTPSLIVHELTLRLTNMNKEVAVPHIKPHLIPMSLDDHVEQIIPSITAQVRREKSGIKTASIEPPNYLYDNGKHTRRRSNQKIYPCNICGISYDKLTDLRKHERASHEPKQENVCMNCGKKFARKDALKRHFDTVLCHVDKRNNQISPRERSK; this comes from the coding sequence ATGGTGAGGAATAAACTCCCGAgtgttgatgaagatgaagcaTTCTATCGCCTTGCTGCTGATGCCATCAATTATGTCAGATCTCCATCATTTCAACCCAATGCTGGTAATACGCCATCGCTTATAGTCCATGAATTGACATTGAGACTGACAAACATGAACAAAGAAGTAGCGGTGCCTCACATCAAACCACATTTAATACCAATGTCTTTGGATGATCATGTGGAGCAAATAATTCCTAGTATAACGGCGCAAGTACGACGAGAGAAGTCTGGTATAAAAACTGCATCGATAGAGCCGCCTAATTACCTATATGACAATGGTAAGCACACAAGAAGGCGAAGCAATCAGAAAATATACCCTTGTAATATTTGTGGAATAAGCTATGACAAGTTGACAGATTTGAGAAAGCATGAAAGAGCCTCCCATGAGCCTAAACAAGAGAATGTATGTATGAATTGTGGAAAGAAGTTTGCTAGAAAAGATGCCCTAAAGAGGCATTTCGATACTGTTTTATGCCATGTtgataaaagaaacaatcAGATATCACCACGAGAACGAAGTAAATGA
- the CHL4 gene encoding Chl4p (CAGL0B02673g~Ortholog(s) have structural molecule activity) — protein sequence MELEDTYVPKLKDDIIYRKLNRLKVDQLCELSVKWTRKFGAGSQDPISVEEVKQTIEGYLAQQVNKKTVIAQMMYVYWPMGLNAYQLAEIDCILLMERPANYSWKSKYLKNSLTGQNSNFSMNPKKFVSALKNELTKLYLTHFFLCQHAVLPVLILRIQSYDTNNLFLSSVKRNRIILNEEIFEQKLIKSKENQLISRKPYYLVFGINTPFIIHSPENDIYASFIHDCIERVLSFRDPIILEEKTKTPILNLEKILIIDGPSRYSKAMGQWSKYAEGQVETTPFGDIESHESYKGRRILVRKIHDLDDLDEVNHEDRDTKRLRLQKNMIRFKGSENGIIHEKIFEIKKKIDKVYNLSQKQSNILLSKYTSLLPMKKAHYTVTNDNWSGPYNKEDEDVDIAIIEGESDKGSQSISLKLIGNDIFGGLHELCDRNLIDIEHMPGWLTGENGASSGIIKNNEFTATVSPKSGII from the coding sequence atggaACTGGAAGACACGTACGTGCCGAAGTTGAAGGATGATATTATATACCGGAAGCTGAATAGACTGAAAGTCGATCAGCTTTGCGAGTTATCGGTGAAATGGACTAGGAAATTTGGCGCTGGCAGCCAGGATCCCATTAGTGTCGAGGAAGTGAAACAAACTATCGAAGGCTACCTAGCACAACAGGTCAATAAAAAGACGGTGATTGCACAAATGATGTATGTGTACTGGCCCATGGGGCTCAATGCATATCAATTGGCAGAGATAGACTGTATCTTGCTGATGGAAAGACCAGCGAATTATTCATGGAAGtccaaatatttgaaaaactcaTTAACAGGACAGAATAGCAATTTCTCAATGAATCCAAAGAAATTCGTCTCAGCTCTTAAAAATGAACTAACTAAATTATACCTCACACACTTTTTCTTATGCCAGCATGCTGTACTTCCTGTGCTAATCCTGCGAATACAGTCATATGATACAAATAATCTCTTTCTATCATCGgtcaaaagaaacagaatCATACTAAATGAAGAGATATTTGAACAGAAACtcataaaatcaaaagagAACCAACTGATCTCCAGGAAACCATACTATCTTGTATTTGGCATAAACACGCCCTTCATAATACATTCCCCAGAGAATGATATATATGCATCCTTCATCCACGACTGTATAGAAAGAGTTCTCTCCTTCAGGGATCCGATAATACTCGAGGAGAAGACCAAAACACCAATCCtaaatttggaaaaaatCTTAATAATCGACGGTCCTTCTAGATATAGTAAAGCAATGGGCCAATGGAGTAAATATGCTGAAGGACAGGTTGAAACAACGCCATTTGGAGATATAGAGAGCCACGAATCATACAAAGGCAGAAGGATACTGGTAAGGAAGATACACGACTTAGATGACCTTGATGAGGTGAATCATGAAGATAGAGATACCAAAAGACTCAGACTAcagaaaaatatgataagGTTTAAAGGGTCAGAGAACGGTATTATCCATGAAAAGATTTTtgagataaaaaaaaagattgaTAAAGTCTACAATTTAAGTCAAAAACAGTCTAATATCTtactttcaaaatataCCTCTTTGCTACCTATGAAAAAGGCACATTATACTGTTACTAATGATAATTGGTCTGGACCTTAcaataaagaagatgaggatgtAGATATTGCCATTATTGAGGGCGAATCTGATAAAGGTTCCCAATCAATTTCACTAAAACTAATTGGCAATGATATTTTTGGTGGTCTGCATGAGCTTTGTGACCGTAATTTGATCGATATTGAACACATGCCTGGTTGGCTGACAGGTGAAAATGGTGCATCTTCTggaataattaaaaataacGAATTCACCGCAACTGTTTCACCAAAATCCGGAATTATTTAG
- the RMD5 gene encoding ubiquitin-protein ligase RMD5 (CAGL0B02695g~Ortholog(s) have ubiquitin-protein transferase activity) codes for MSKLLASVEGEYAKFYRQFEEDEQPRRLTHIEKCLEDTQEFKLQLKKLRAHLNKYINDCEEGHIEDQKKSQKKKDLIVDKINRSHKQFEHSIRKSHKLQQSALTGYHKHFLNRLTKIEIDQIYLNKLPEDAHSYVKEAIGYHICRYHMKSLPVMDSKDVLINYLESLYGVSPQMSDKFIDMGEVIQNIQTQSTHRCLDWINHVSEDQIYSETISKEGLTTLKDLQFQLYILEFLKVLREGDALQSFKYITNVLPRGNFNDKANDIIQKIAPLLTKSVIGKPVADIDAILKEQVDKCVSIFTMEYCAYLNLPHHSPLFLIVLSGIISFQFFIKYKNIRSTAHVGWTTEDELPFDVKLPPFLSHFHPIFICPVLKEETTVENPPYSLACHHIISKKALDRLSKNGSLTFKCPYCPVNTSMANTRKVNFIMV; via the coding sequence ATGTCTAAGTTACTCGCCAGTGTGGAAGGCGAATACGCAAAGTTCTACCGTCAATTTGAGGAAGATGAACAACCGAGAAGGCTCACCCACATAGAGAAATGTCTGGAAGACACACAAGAGTTCAAAttacaattgaagaaacttAGAGCACATTTAAATAAATACATTAATGATTGTGAGGAGGGGCACATTGAAGATCAGAAAAAGTCGCAGAAAAAGAAGGACTTGATTGTAGATAAAATAAACAGGAGTCATAAGCAGTTCGAGCATTCAATAAGAAAAAGCCATAAGTTACAACAATCAGCTCTGACTGGATATCATAAGCATTTTCTAAATAGACTTACAAAGATTGAGATAGATCAGATTTATCTTAACAAGTTACCAGAAGATGCTCATAGTTACGTCAAGGAAGCCATAGGATATCATATTTGCCGGTATCATATGAAATCTTTACCAGTTATGGATAGTAAGGATGTATTAATAAATTATCTTGAGAGTCTATATGGTGTCAGTCCGCAAATGTCAGATAAGTTTATTGATATGGGTGAAGTCATACAAAACATCCAAACCCAGAGTACTCACAGATGTTTGGATTGGATAAATCATGTAAGTGAGGATCAAATTTATTCAGAGACGATTTCGAAAGAGGGATTAACGACCTTGAAAGATCTGCAGTTCCAGTTATATATTCTTGAGTTTTTAAAGGTTTTAAGAGAAGGAGATGCATTACAATCTTTCAAATACATTACCAATGTTCTGCCCAGAGGAAACTTTAACGACAAAGCAAACGACataatacaaaaaatagcTCCACTTTTGACTAAAAGTGTAATAGGTAAGCCAGTAGCTGATATTGACGCTATTTTGAAAGAGCAGGTGGACAAATGCGTGTCGATTTTTACAATGGAGTATTGCGCATATTTGAATCTCCCTCATCACTCACCTCTATTTCTGATTGTCTTGAGTGGTATAATATCTTTCCAGtttttcataaaatataaaaatatcagGAGTACAGCACATGTGGGTTGGACCACTGAAGATGAATTACCATTCGATGTTAAGTTGCCTCCATTTCTTTCTCACTTTCATCCGATATTTATATGTCCTGTTctcaaagaagaaacaacagTTGAAAATCCACCATATTCGCTGGCCTGCCATCACATTATCTCAAAGAAGGCACTTGATAGATTGTCAAAGAATGGTTCGCTCACATTTAAATGCCCTTATTGTCCTGTGAATACATCTATGGCAAACACTAGAAAGGTTAACTTTATAATGGTCTAG
- the ACS2 gene encoding acetate--CoA ligase ACS2 (CAGL0B02717g~Ortholog(s) have role in acetate catabolic process, carbon utilization and cytosol, extracellular region, nucleus localization) translates to MTLKEHKTVHEAQNAVARQAPEHFYKSQPSRGGFIKDISEYERLYKQSIEDPETFFSEKARELLHWDAPFSKVSYGSLEQGDVAWFLNGKLNASYNCVDRHAFANPDKPAIIYEADDEKDNYTITFGELLRRVSKVAGILKSWGVKKGDTVAIYLPMIPEAIIAMLAVVRLGAIHSVVFAGFSAGSLKDRVVDAGSKVVITCDEGRRGGKTVHLKKIVDEGLNGVDQVSRILVFKRTGTEGIPMKAGRDFWLHEEADKRRSYLPPVPCDAEDPLFLLYTSGSTGSPKGIVHTTGGYLLGAAMTTKYVFDVHPEDVFFTAGDVGWITGHTYALYGPLLLGVPTICFESTPAYPDYGRYWRIVERHKATHFYVAPTAMRLIKRVGEAEISKYDLSSLRVLGSVGEPISPELWEWYNEKIGNNNCVVCDTFWQTESGSHLIAPMAGAIPTKPGSTTLPFFGIDACIIDPVSGVEIEGNDVEGVLAVKSPWPSMARSVWNDHVRYVDTYMKPYPGYYFTGDGAGRDHDGYYWIRGRVDDVVNVSGHRLSTAEIEACLVNHENISETAVVGINDELTGQAVIAFVSLKEGYLQNDAPEGDAEHITPSNLRRELILQVRGEIGPFASPKCIILVRDLPKTRSGKIMRRVLRKIASNEADQLGDLSTLANADVVPAIISACENQFFAEKK, encoded by the coding sequence ATGACATTAAAAGAACATAAGACTGTGCATGAAGCACAGAACGCTGTTGCTCGCCAAGCTCCAGAGCATTTCTACAAGAGCCAGCCAAGCAGAGGTGGTTTCATAAAGGACATCTCCGAATATGAAAGACTTTACAAGCAGTCGATTGAGGACCCAGAGACTTTCTTCAGTGAAAAGGCTCGTGAACTATTGCACTGGGACGCCCCATTCTCTAAAGTATCGTACGGTTCTCTAGAGCAAGGTGATGTCGCTTGGTTCCTAAACGGTAAACTAAACGCCTCTTACAACTGTGTGGACAGACACGCCTTTGCCAACCCAGACAAGCCTGCCATTATCTATGAAGCAGACGACGAGAAGGACAACTATACCATCACTTTTGGTGAATTGCTGAGAAGAGTATCTAAGGTTGCTGGTATCTTGAAGAGCTGGGGTGTCAAGAAAGGTGACACTGTTGCCATTTACTTGCCAATGATCCCAGAAGCTATTATTGCTATGTTGGCCGTTGTGCGTCTTGGTGCCATCCACTCTGTCGTCTTCGCCGGTTTCTCAGCTGGTTCTTTGAAAGACCGTGTAGTCGATGCTGGTTCCAAGGTTGTCATCACTTGTGATGAAGGCCGTAGAGGTGGTAAGACTGTccacttgaagaaaatcgTTGATGAAGGTTTGAACGGTGTCGATCAAGTCTCTCGTATTTTGGTTTTCAAGAGAACAGGTACTGAAGGTATTCCAATGAAGGCTGGTAGAGATTTCTGGTTGCACGAGGAAGCTGACAAGAGAAGATCATATCTACCACCTGTTCCATGTGATGCCGAAGATCCACTATTCCTACTATATACATCTGGTTCTACCGGCTCTCCAAAGGGTATCGTGCACACTACTGGTGGTTATTTGCTAGGTGCCGCTATGACTACTAAGTACGTCTTCGATGTTCATCCAGAGGATGTTTTCTTCACTGCTGGTGATGTCGGCTGGATTACAGGTCACACCTACGCTCTATACGGTCCATTGTTGCTAGGTGTACCAACTATCTGCTTCGAATCTACACCAGCTTACCCAGATTACGGTAGATACTGGAGAATTGTCGAACGTCACAAGGCCACCCACTTCTACGTTGCACCAACTGCTATGAGATTGATTAAGCGTGTTGGTGAAGCTGAAATTAGCAAGTACGACTTGTCCTCCCTACGTGTCCTAGGTTCTGTCGGTGAACCAATTTCTCCTGAACTATGGGAATGGTACAACGAAAAGATTGGTAACAACAATTGTGTTGTTTGTGACACTTTCTGGCAAACTGAATCCGGTTCTCATTTGATTGCCCCAATGGCGGGTGCCATCCCAACCAAACCAGGTTCTACCACTCTTCCATTCTTCGGTATTGATGCTTGTATCATTGATCCAGTTTCTGGtgttgaaattgaaggaaaCGATGTCGAAGGTGTTTTAGCTGTTAAATCACCATGGCCATCCATGGCTAGATCTGTCTGGAACGATCACGTTCGTTATGTCGACACTTACATGAAGCCATACCCAGGTTACTACTTTACAGGTGATGGTGCTGGTAGAGACCACGATGGTTACTACTGGATCAGAGGTAGAGTTGACGATGTTGTTAACGTCTCTGGTCATAGGTTATCTACTGCAGAAATTGAAGCCTGTTTGGTTAACCATGAGAATATCTCTGAGACCGCTGTGGTTGGTATCAATGACGAATTGACCGGTCAAGCTGTTATTGCATTCGTATCATTGAAGGAAGGCTACCTACAAAATGATGCCCCAGAAGGTGATGCTGAACATATTACTCCTAGTAACTTACGTAGAGAGTTGATTCTACAAGTCAGAGGTGAAATTGGTCCATTCGCTTCTCCAAAGTGTATTATCTTGGTCAGAGACCTACCAAAAACCAGATCTGGTAAGATCATGAGAAGAGTTTTAAGAAAGATCGCTTCCAATGAAGCAGACCAACTAGGTGATTTGTCTACTTTGGCTAATGCTGATGTTGTTCCTGCCATTATCTCTGCCTGCGAAAACCAATTCTTCgcagaaaagaaataa
- the STE11 gene encoding mitogen-activated protein kinase kinase kinase STE11 (CAGL0B02739g~Mitogen activated protein kinase involved in control of hypertonic stress response, filamentous growth, and virulence) — protein sequence MSHIEFLERAGCSQYADLFEEYSLTDINDLMHIDRDILLEIGVKKLGDRIRILKESKKLQEPKDDAKHVQQLQELISNISELSTTSTNINEEVITERHCVIFILNDGSAKKVNISGCFNADSIKKRLIKRLPSNLLAVNTDGQTTQESSDYDVFIVDYSKNVLRLLYDIELVTICHSNDRVEKNRLIFVSKDQTPTDRAINASKKLYLKTITALNHIESYYDAQSGMPNTPVTQDGTLRIHKEGKDKLRKIFDQRPPSEFISTNIAGYFPHADTKRLEKALRESYRQSARISMKSNNSRHISSESNRVGDILLKHSNAVDMALLQSLDNNNAPSSKPEVIPPSTPQEEDNEGKIKLMEETESIDDYYMNSDEEHGTVSLPTKIVTPKNWLKGARIGSGSFGTVYLGMNAQTGELMAVKQVEIKPAIAATADANVEDKNAEKNVAKAPSTNLHRKMIDALQHEMSLLKELQHENIVTYYGSSQEGGNLNIFLEYVPGGSVSSMLSNYGPFEEPLIVNFTRQILIGVAYLHRKNIIHRDIKGANILIDIKGCVKITDFGISKKLSPLNQENQDKRTSLQGSVYWMSPEVVKQTATTSKADIWSTGCVVIEMFTGKHPYPDFSQMQALFKIGTNVTPEIPSWASPQGRDFIRKTFELDYQRRPTAIELLQESWLESHII from the coding sequence ATGTCCCATATTGAGTTTTTAGAAAGAGCAGGCTGCTCTCAATATGCAGACTTGTTTGAAGAATACAGCTTGACTGACATCAATGACCTCATGCACATAGATCGAGATATTTTGCTCGAGATTGGGGTCAAGAAGCTTGGTGATAGGATCAGAATCCTAAAGGAATCAAAGAAACTGCAAGAACCAAAAGATGATGCGAAGCATGTTCAACAACTGCAAGAGCTAATTTCGAATATTAGTGAACTGTCCACTACCAGTACCAATATTAATGAAGAAGTCATAACAGAGAGGCATTGtgttatatttatattaaaTGATGGGTCAGCCAAGAAGGTTAATATTAGTGGATGCTTCAATGCAGACTCTATAAAGAAGCGTTTGATTAAAAGGCTACCTTCTAATCTTCTGGCTGTTAATACAGATGGGCAAACTACTCAAGAATCCTCCGACTATGATGTTTTTATCGTTGACTATTCAAAGAACGTGCTGAGATTACTCTATGATATTGAACTAGTTACAATTTGCCATTCCAATGACCGTGTAGAGAAGAACAGGCTGATATTTGTGTCAAAGGATCAGACTCCGACTGATAGAGCGATCAATGcatcaaagaaattataTCTGAAAACTATAACAGCACTCAATCATATTGAATCCTATTATGATGCACAATCTGGCATGCCAAACACCCCAGTTACTCAGGATGGTACATTAAGGATACATAAGGAAGGTAAGGATAAACTACGGAAAATATTTGACCAAAGACCTCCTAGTGAGTTTATATCCACAAATATTGCAGGATATTTCCCACATGCGGATACAAAGAGGTTAGAAAAGGCCCTGAGAGAGTCCTACCGTCAATCTGCTAGAATAAGTATGAAAAGCAACAACTCTAGACACATCAGTTCAGAATCAAATCGTGTCGGTGACATTCTATTAAAGCACTCCAATGCGGTTGACATGGCTCTACTACAAAGCTTGGACAACAACAATGCACCATCATCTAAACCTGAAGTAATACCACCATCCACACCACAAGAGGAGGATAATGAAGGTAAGATTAAATTAATGGAAGAGACAGAGAGTATAGACGATTATTATATGAATTCTGATGAAGAGCACGGTACAGTTTCTTTACCTACAAAGATAGTTACTCCAAAAAACTGGCTCAAAGGTGCAAGAATAGGTTCTGGTAGTTTTGGGACAGTATATCTTGGTATGAATGCACAGACTGGTGAGTTAATGGCCGTTAAGCAAGTCGAGATTAAGCCAGCTATTGCAGCTACAGCAGATGCAAATGTTGAAGATAAGAATGCAGAGAAAAATGTTGCAAAGGCACCTTCAACTAACTTGCATCGGAAAATGATTGATGCGTTACAGCACGAGATGAGTTTGTTGAAAGAACTGCAGCATGAAAATATAGTAACATATTATGGGTCATCTCAAGAAGGTGGCAACctgaatattttcttggAATATGTTCCTGGTGGTTCTGTTTCATCAATGCTAAGCAATTACGGGCCCTTTGAGGAGCCGTTGATTGTCAATTTTACAAGGCAAATACTAATTGGTGTTGCCTACTTGCATAGGAAAAATATCATACATCGTGACATCAAGGGTGCCAATATTCTGATTGATATCAAGGGTTGTGTCAAGATCACAGATTTTGGTATCTCCAAGAAACTTTCACCACTAAACCAGGAGAATCAAGATAAGAGGACCTCTTTGCAAGGGTCTGTGTATTGGATGTCTCCAGAAGTTGTAAAACAAACTGCTACTACTTCAAAAGCTGATATATGGTCAACGGGATGTGTTGTAATTGAGATGTTTACTGGAAAGCACCCATATCCAGATTTCTCACAGATGCAGGCATTATTCAAGATAGGTACAAATGTAACACCGGAGATACCATCCTGGGCCTCTCCACAAGGAAGGGATTTTATCAGGAAGACCTTCGAGCTTGATTACCAGAGGAGACCCACTGCTATCGAACTACTCCAGGAATCTTGGCTCGAGAGTCATATCATATAG
- a CDS encoding uncharacterized protein (CAGL0B02755g~Ortholog of S. cerevisiae : YLR361C-A and Saccharomyces cerevisiae S288C : YLR361C-A): MSDGKEDKPIKVTLDRGGKKVEYDIEKFRNPHRVIPQRIPNQQTTKDVHGKESNNGNAGGLLQNDGHRPGN; this comes from the coding sequence ATGAGTGACGGTAAGGAAGATAAGCCCATTAAGGTTACACTTGATAGGGGTGGCAAGAAAGTTGAATATGACATAGAGAAGTTCAGAAACCCTCATAGAGTGATCCCACAGCGGATTCCAAACCAGCAGACAACAAAAGACGTTCATGGTAAGGAATCCAATAATGGCAATGCAGGCGGGTTGCTGCAAAATGATGGACACAGACCAGGCAACTAA